The Shewanella sp. MTB7 genome includes a window with the following:
- the hda gene encoding DnaA inactivator Hda, which translates to MKSNSPIQLSLPVHLPDDETFNSYYPAAGNDELIQSLQACAEGHSERTVFLWGPVKSGRTHLMHAACAHANDLHRSSFYLPLGIHASISTALLEGLENLDLICIDDVDAIAGHPLWEEAIFDLYNRVSEHKRCSLIVSANVSPTDSGFTLPDLISRMQWGLNYQLQPMADNEKLAALQRRAAMRGLQLPEDVGRFLLNRLARDLRTLFDVLDKLDKASLVHQRKLTIPFVKEMLRL; encoded by the coding sequence GTGAAATCTAATTCACCTATACAGTTATCATTACCCGTTCATCTGCCTGATGATGAGACCTTCAATAGTTATTATCCAGCCGCTGGAAATGATGAATTAATTCAGAGTTTACAAGCATGTGCGGAAGGACACTCGGAACGTACGGTATTTTTGTGGGGACCTGTTAAATCAGGTAGAACTCACCTTATGCATGCGGCATGTGCGCATGCAAATGATCTGCACCGTAGTAGTTTTTATCTCCCCTTGGGTATTCATGCCAGTATTTCAACGGCATTACTCGAAGGCTTGGAGAATTTAGATCTTATTTGTATTGATGACGTCGATGCCATTGCCGGACATCCATTGTGGGAGGAGGCTATTTTTGATCTTTATAACCGAGTCTCTGAACATAAGCGTTGCTCACTCATTGTCAGTGCCAACGTTTCCCCAACGGATTCTGGCTTTACCTTACCTGATCTTATTTCTCGTATGCAGTGGGGTTTAAATTATCAACTGCAACCTATGGCAGATAATGAAAAGTTGGCAGCCCTGCAACGACGAGCTGCAATGAGAGGCTTGCAGCTTCCAGAAGATGTCGGTCGCTTTCTTCTTAATCGATTAGCGCGTGATCTTCGAACACTCTTTGATGTATTAGATAAACTAGATAAGGCGTCATTGGTCCATCAACGTAAGTTGACAATTCCTTTCGTTAAAGAGATGTTAAGGTTGTAG
- a CDS encoding YeaH/YhbH family protein, which yields MANFIDRRLNAKGKSTVNRQRFINRYKQQIKKSVSDAVTRRSVTDVDKGEKIGIPTKDIQEPSFHQGQGGIRERVHPGNDQFTRGDKIERPPSGGGQGSGQGEASDSGEGEDDFVFQISKDEYLELLFEDLELPNLQNNRLNKLVEYQTYRAGFTNDGVPANINIVRSLRSSLARRIAMSSSKKKDLKQLMIELEKLENTPGAKAEKILSLKQDIEELKRKISKVPFIDTFDLRYNNYAKREIPSSQAVMFCIMDVSGSMDQATKDMAKRFYILLYLFLTRTYKNLDVVYIRHHTQAKEVDEHEFFYSQETGGTIVSSALKLMHQIQKERYPESEWNIYAAQASDGDNWADDSPGCKTLLEEKLLPVVRYFSYIEITNRAHQTLWREYESLQQSFDNIAVQHIKQAEDIYPVFRELFKKQAV from the coding sequence ATGGCGAATTTTATCGATAGACGGCTTAATGCTAAGGGAAAAAGTACAGTCAACCGTCAACGTTTCATTAATAGATATAAGCAACAGATTAAAAAATCTGTCAGCGATGCAGTAACAAGAAGAAGTGTCACAGACGTCGACAAAGGGGAGAAAATTGGTATCCCCACAAAAGATATACAAGAGCCTTCTTTTCATCAAGGTCAAGGTGGTATTAGAGAGCGCGTTCATCCTGGCAATGATCAATTTACTCGAGGCGATAAGATTGAGCGTCCCCCATCAGGCGGTGGTCAAGGCTCAGGTCAAGGCGAAGCTTCTGATTCAGGTGAAGGTGAGGATGATTTTGTATTTCAGATCTCAAAAGATGAGTACTTAGAGCTGCTTTTTGAAGATCTAGAACTGCCAAACTTACAAAACAATCGTCTAAATAAGTTAGTTGAATATCAAACATACCGAGCTGGATTTACTAATGACGGCGTTCCGGCAAACATCAATATTGTGCGCTCACTCAGATCATCGCTTGCCAGACGCATCGCAATGTCGTCATCGAAGAAGAAAGACCTAAAGCAACTGATGATTGAACTTGAGAAGCTTGAGAATACTCCAGGTGCAAAAGCTGAAAAAATTCTGTCTTTAAAACAAGATATTGAAGAATTAAAGCGGAAAATTTCTAAAGTGCCTTTCATCGATACGTTCGATCTTAGGTATAACAACTATGCCAAAAGGGAGATCCCTTCGAGTCAAGCTGTCATGTTCTGCATAATGGACGTATCAGGTTCTATGGATCAAGCAACCAAAGATATGGCTAAACGGTTTTATATTTTGCTATACCTTTTCCTAACTCGAACCTATAAAAATCTAGACGTCGTCTACATACGCCACCATACGCAAGCTAAGGAAGTCGATGAACATGAATTTTTCTACTCACAAGAAACGGGTGGAACGATAGTCTCTAGTGCGTTAAAACTCATGCATCAAATACAGAAAGAGCGTTACCCTGAGAGCGAATGGAACATCTATGCGGCTCAGGCTTCTGACGGTGACAACTGGGCTGACGATTCACCAGGATGTAAAACACTATTAGAGGAAAAACTATTACCTGTAGTGCGATACTTTAGTTATATAGAGATCACCAACCGCGCTCATCAAACACTTTGGCGTGAATACGAGAGCTTGCAACAAAGCTTCGATAACATCGCCGTGCAACATATTAAGCAAGCTGAAGACATATACCCTGTATTTAGAGAACTATTTAAGAAACAAGCTGTTTAG
- a CDS encoding PrkA family serine protein kinase has protein sequence MSIFEHYQQRYEKKLDEEYSLQEFLTICKENRSSYALAAERLLLAIGEPEVVDTSKDPILSRIFSNRLISRYPEFKNFYGMEEAIQQIVAYLKHSAQGLEESKQILYLLGPVGGGKSSLAEKLKSLMQKIPIYILSANGVRSPVNDHPFCLFNPDEDAELLFNEYKIPHRYLKCIMSPWAVKRLHEFGGDISKFKVVKVYPAILDQMAIAKTEPGDENNQDISSLVGKVDIRQLEHFAQNDADAYSYSGALCRANQGLMEFVEMFKAPIKVLHPLLTATQEGNYNGTEGLSALPFTGMILAHSNESEWTTFRNNKTNEAFLDRVYIVKVPYCLRITEEIQIYNKLLSNSELAKAPCAPGTLETLAQFSVLSRMVAPENSSIYSKMRVYDGESLKDTDPKAKSYQEYRDYAGVDEGMHGLSTRFSFKILSKVFNFDHSEIAANPVHLFYVLERQIEQEQFPSDTAERYLEFLKGYLIPKYVEFIGKEIQTAYLESYSEYGQNIFDRYVTYADFWIQDQEYRDPETGQLFDRSALNAELEKIEKPAGISNPKDFRNEIVNFVLRARANNDGSNPLWTSYEKLRTVIEKKMFSNTEDLLPVISFNAKTSTDDQRKHDDFIDRMMDKGYTKKQVRLLSEWYLRVRKSS, from the coding sequence ATGAGCATATTTGAGCATTACCAACAGCGCTATGAAAAAAAGCTGGACGAAGAATATTCATTACAGGAATTTTTAACCATCTGTAAAGAGAACCGAAGTTCTTATGCATTGGCAGCCGAGAGATTGCTTCTTGCAATTGGAGAACCTGAAGTTGTCGATACATCAAAAGATCCTATTCTCAGCAGAATTTTCTCCAACCGGTTAATTTCACGCTACCCAGAATTTAAAAACTTCTATGGCATGGAAGAGGCTATTCAACAGATAGTCGCTTACCTTAAACATTCAGCACAGGGTCTTGAGGAATCAAAGCAGATATTGTATTTACTTGGTCCTGTTGGCGGCGGTAAATCATCGCTGGCAGAAAAGCTAAAGTCTTTAATGCAGAAAATCCCCATTTACATCTTGAGTGCAAATGGTGTTAGAAGCCCTGTTAATGATCATCCATTCTGTCTTTTTAACCCTGATGAGGATGCAGAATTACTGTTCAATGAATACAAAATCCCTCACAGATACTTAAAATGTATTATGTCACCTTGGGCTGTAAAACGTTTACATGAGTTTGGGGGCGACATATCTAAATTTAAGGTTGTCAAAGTCTACCCCGCCATTTTAGACCAAATGGCCATCGCAAAAACAGAGCCTGGAGATGAGAACAATCAAGATATCTCCTCTTTAGTTGGTAAAGTCGACATTAGGCAATTAGAACATTTTGCCCAGAATGATGCAGATGCTTACTCCTACTCAGGTGCATTATGCCGTGCCAATCAAGGGTTAATGGAATTTGTAGAGATGTTTAAAGCGCCGATTAAGGTGCTTCACCCGCTACTAACTGCGACTCAGGAGGGTAATTATAATGGTACCGAGGGTCTCTCTGCCCTCCCCTTTACTGGCATGATACTCGCCCATTCTAATGAGTCTGAATGGACCACCTTTAGAAACAATAAAACAAATGAAGCATTCTTAGATAGGGTATACATAGTCAAGGTACCTTACTGCCTCAGGATCACTGAGGAGATACAGATCTACAACAAATTACTTTCTAACTCTGAACTGGCTAAGGCTCCTTGTGCTCCAGGTACACTAGAAACGTTAGCTCAATTTAGTGTGCTATCTAGAATGGTTGCACCAGAGAACTCCTCCATCTATTCAAAAATGCGAGTCTATGATGGTGAAAGCCTCAAAGACACAGATCCAAAGGCTAAATCATACCAAGAATATCGTGACTATGCTGGAGTCGATGAAGGAATGCATGGGTTATCAACCCGTTTCTCTTTTAAAATCCTCTCTAAAGTCTTTAACTTCGATCACAGCGAGATAGCAGCCAATCCGGTTCATCTTTTCTATGTGCTTGAAAGACAGATAGAGCAAGAGCAATTCCCAAGCGATACAGCAGAACGTTACCTCGAGTTCCTCAAGGGCTACCTTATTCCTAAGTATGTTGAATTTATCGGTAAGGAGATCCAAACCGCCTACCTCGAATCGTATTCCGAATATGGCCAAAATATTTTTGACCGCTACGTAACCTATGCCGACTTCTGGATCCAAGATCAAGAATATCGAGATCCTGAAACTGGACAACTCTTCGACCGTTCAGCCTTAAACGCAGAGCTTGAAAAAATTGAAAAACCAGCGGGTATTAGTAATCCAAAAGATTTCCGAAATGAGATAGTTAACTTTGTACTAAGAGCGAGAGCCAATAATGATGGTTCTAATCCACTTTGGACCAGCTATGAAAAACTTCGTACTGTAATAGAGAAGAAGATGTTCTCAAATACAGAAGATCTTTTACCTGTTATCTCTTTCAACGCTAAAACCTCAACCGATGATCAACGTAAGCATGATGACTTCATCGATCGTATGATGGATAAAGGTTACACCAAGAAACAGGTCAGACTGCTATCAGAATGGTATCTGAGAGTACGTAAGTCTTCTTAA
- a CDS encoding DUF2066 domain-containing protein: MLKTLFKASILYASCLLIQLNSVNAAEVTVLDESLVPVETRSTAERNKAISLALQNVILKNSGAKSALTNPIVMAKVKSPNTLISQYGYHDIDGELFLRVNFDHRRILKLLRDAQLPVWGKQRPLTLIWLVEDLDGERSILNDASLRDTRHSFKLEAEAKGVPLLFPLMDLDDNMQISVNDVRGMFVTQVDQASLRYQSDYFAVASMSPNVNGVEYSVSLFAKGAGQQGMMTPLVSQRQEAVDVNAAVKGIISVVSEYYVSRYAIADTGAQLNSSITFIDISEMKQLVEIEKYLKQLSAVKSVNVTQMLGSSVKYNLELFGTLDELHRLMALDPRVLETESRIRGDMNSNENVMDPTTVLDQELEYRWLG, encoded by the coding sequence ATGCTCAAAACCTTATTTAAAGCCTCAATTTTATATGCGAGTTGTTTGTTGATTCAGCTCAACTCAGTCAATGCTGCAGAAGTCACTGTATTGGACGAGAGTCTAGTTCCTGTTGAAACCCGTTCGACAGCTGAACGCAATAAGGCTATCTCATTAGCGCTTCAAAACGTGATACTAAAAAATTCAGGTGCAAAAAGTGCATTAACCAATCCAATTGTAATGGCGAAAGTAAAGTCTCCCAATACACTAATAAGCCAATATGGTTATCATGATATTGATGGAGAGTTATTCCTTAGAGTCAATTTTGATCATCGACGTATACTGAAACTTCTACGAGATGCTCAACTGCCTGTCTGGGGTAAGCAACGTCCCTTGACCCTGATTTGGCTGGTTGAAGATCTTGATGGTGAGAGAAGTATTCTTAATGATGCTTCACTGCGGGATACACGTCATTCTTTTAAATTGGAAGCCGAAGCCAAAGGCGTGCCTCTATTATTTCCGTTGATGGATCTCGATGATAATATGCAGATCTCGGTCAATGATGTAAGAGGGATGTTTGTTACTCAAGTTGATCAAGCGTCTCTGCGTTACCAGTCCGACTACTTTGCAGTGGCATCAATGAGTCCTAATGTGAATGGCGTAGAGTATAGCGTTTCTTTATTTGCTAAAGGCGCTGGACAACAAGGGATGATGACACCTTTGGTCAGTCAACGTCAGGAAGCTGTCGATGTTAATGCCGCTGTGAAAGGGATTATATCTGTCGTAAGTGAGTATTATGTTAGCCGTTATGCTATTGCCGACACGGGAGCCCAGCTTAATAGTTCAATTACTTTTATTGATATCTCTGAGATGAAGCAGTTGGTTGAAATTGAAAAATACCTAAAACAACTCAGTGCAGTTAAATCGGTTAATGTTACTCAAATGCTAGGTTCCAGTGTTAAGTACAATCTTGAGCTGTTTGGTACTCTTGATGAACTCCATCGTTTGATGGCACTTGATCCAAGAGTTTTAGAGACCGAATCTCGAATTCGAGGTGATATGAATAGCAATGAAAACGTTATGGATCCAACTACTGTTTTAGATCAAGAGTTGGAATACCGATGGCTTGGCTAG
- the grxD gene encoding Grx4 family monothiol glutaredoxin, with translation METNETVEKIKQQISENPIIVYMKGSPKLPSCGFSSQVSQIMINCNAQFAFVDILQHPDIRSELPKYANWPTFPQLWIEGELIGGCDILTEMYQKGELQTLIAETAAKHQSEENAS, from the coding sequence ATGGAAACAAACGAAACAGTAGAGAAGATCAAGCAGCAGATTTCTGAAAATCCTATCATAGTGTATATGAAAGGTTCACCTAAATTACCGAGCTGTGGTTTTTCATCTCAAGTCTCTCAAATTATGATTAACTGTAATGCCCAGTTTGCGTTTGTTGATATTCTACAACATCCGGACATTCGCAGTGAATTGCCTAAATATGCTAACTGGCCAACCTTTCCGCAATTATGGATCGAAGGTGAGTTAATCGGTGGTTGTGACATCTTGACTGAGATGTACCAAAAAGGTGAGCTACAAACCTTGATTGCAGAGACTGCAGCTAAACATCAATCAGAAGAAAATGCTTCTTAA
- a CDS encoding SpoVR family protein codes for MDKRKKRTPLDDGPDWNFELLQTYLTEIEKVAAHYKLDSYPNQIEVITAEQMMDAYAGIGMPIGYTHWSFGKKFIETEQSYKRGQMGLAYEIVINSDPCIAYLMEENTITMQALVMAHACFGHNSFFKSNYLFKTWTDASSIIDYLVFAKNYISQCEEVHGVEKVELIIDSCHALMNYGVDRYKRPSEISFKEEQLRQKDREEYLQSQVNDLWRTIPSTQSESKEKPRSSFPEEPQENILYFIEKHAPLLKPWEREIVRIVRKMGQYFYPQKQTQVMNEGWATFWHYTILNHLYDEGLVTDRFMLEFLQNHTNVIAQPSYNSPHYSGINPYALGFNMFIDIRRICENPTEEDKHWFPDIAGSDWLETLHFAMENFKDESFISQYLSPNIIRQFKLFGILDDDKKNYLSVSAIHDEQGYKDIRQMLSQQYNLSNLEPNIQVQNVEIKGDRSLTLRYIPTNRVPLSKSRHEVVKHLHRLWGFDVRLEEVGDDGEQTIIATCPNDDEE; via the coding sequence ATGGATAAGAGAAAAAAGAGAACACCGCTTGACGATGGGCCAGATTGGAACTTTGAACTATTGCAAACTTACTTAACAGAAATAGAAAAAGTTGCAGCACATTACAAACTTGACTCATATCCAAACCAAATTGAGGTGATCACGGCCGAACAGATGATGGATGCCTATGCAGGCATCGGCATGCCCATAGGTTATACTCATTGGTCGTTCGGTAAAAAATTCATTGAGACCGAGCAGAGCTATAAACGTGGTCAGATGGGTCTTGCCTATGAGATTGTTATTAACTCTGACCCCTGTATCGCTTACCTTATGGAAGAAAATACCATTACCATGCAAGCATTGGTGATGGCCCATGCTTGTTTTGGTCATAATAGCTTCTTTAAAAGCAACTATCTTTTCAAAACATGGACAGATGCCAGTTCTATTATTGACTATCTTGTTTTTGCTAAAAACTACATAAGTCAATGTGAAGAAGTCCACGGCGTTGAAAAAGTTGAATTAATTATTGATTCTTGTCATGCCTTAATGAATTACGGCGTTGACCGATATAAACGTCCAAGTGAAATATCTTTTAAGGAGGAACAACTCAGACAAAAAGATCGTGAAGAATATCTGCAGAGTCAGGTTAATGATCTCTGGCGAACGATACCATCAACTCAAAGTGAGTCAAAAGAGAAACCTAGGTCAAGCTTTCCAGAAGAACCCCAAGAAAATATTCTCTACTTTATAGAGAAACACGCCCCCTTATTAAAACCATGGGAACGGGAGATTGTCCGCATCGTACGTAAGATGGGGCAATACTTCTACCCACAAAAACAAACTCAGGTAATGAATGAAGGTTGGGCTACATTTTGGCACTATACCATACTCAATCACCTATATGATGAGGGTTTGGTTACCGACAGGTTTATGCTGGAATTCTTACAAAATCATACCAATGTAATTGCGCAACCTAGCTACAACAGCCCTCATTATAGCGGGATTAATCCCTATGCATTAGGGTTTAACATGTTTATCGATATTAGACGAATATGTGAAAATCCGACAGAGGAGGATAAACATTGGTTTCCTGACATAGCCGGCAGTGATTGGCTTGAAACATTACATTTTGCAATGGAAAACTTTAAAGATGAAAGCTTTATTAGTCAGTATTTATCACCCAATATTATCCGCCAATTTAAACTCTTTGGTATTTTAGATGATGATAAAAAGAACTATTTATCAGTTTCGGCAATTCACGATGAACAAGGTTACAAAGATATTCGACAGATGTTGTCACAACAATACAATCTGTCAAATTTAGAACCAAATATTCAAGTTCAAAATGTCGAAATAAAGGGGGATAGGTCACTAACATTAAGATACATCCCTACCAATCGGGTTCCTCTGTCAAAAAGCCGTCACGAAGTGGTCAAGCATTTACATCGACTTTGGGGATTTGATGTTAGATTAGAGGAAGTTGGTGATGATGGGGAACAAACGATTATCGCGACTTGTCCAAATGACGATGAGGAATAA
- a CDS encoding DUF2069 domain-containing protein → MSSNTLFQFCRTGYLFLVVLLSVWFINQGINGQYSLTFMLLWIIPILLPLKGVIQGKPYTYAWGSFVICLYMLQGLTLLYVTNEHFIFALVEVLLLSALLVGFPFYARIRGRELGLGLKKLKK, encoded by the coding sequence ATGAGCTCTAACACACTATTTCAGTTTTGCCGAACAGGCTACCTATTCCTCGTGGTTCTTTTGAGTGTTTGGTTCATAAATCAAGGAATAAACGGCCAATACTCTCTTACCTTTATGCTCCTTTGGATCATACCTATCTTGCTGCCACTTAAAGGTGTTATTCAGGGTAAGCCCTACACCTACGCATGGGGGAGTTTTGTTATCTGCCTCTATATGCTTCAAGGACTCACCTTACTTTATGTTACAAACGAGCATTTTATTTTTGCTTTAGTAGAGGTGCTGCTGCTAAGTGCTCTACTGGTGGGCTTCCCCTTTTATGCCAGAATACGCGGACGCGAGTTAGGTTTAGGGTTAAAGAAACTTAAAAAATAA
- the arsC gene encoding arsenate reductase (glutaredoxin) (This arsenate reductase requires both glutathione and glutaredoxin to convert arsenate to arsenite, after which the efflux transporter formed by ArsA and ArsB can extrude the arsenite from the cell, providing resistance.) — MTQVTIIHNPRCSKSRQTLALLEENNCDILVIEYLKTPLLKNDVEELLTKLNLTAREIMRTKETEYKEQGLGEPNLTEAQLIQAIVDTPKLLERPIVLANNKAAIGRPPENVLSIL, encoded by the coding sequence ATGACTCAAGTTACGATTATTCATAATCCTCGCTGTTCGAAAAGCCGCCAAACTCTTGCTCTGCTTGAGGAAAATAACTGTGACATTTTAGTTATTGAATACCTTAAGACTCCTTTACTTAAAAATGACGTTGAAGAGCTATTAACTAAGCTGAATCTAACCGCTAGGGAGATCATGCGTACTAAAGAAACTGAATATAAGGAACAAGGGTTAGGCGAACCTAATCTTACCGAAGCACAACTTATTCAAGCCATTGTCGACACACCTAAACTACTTGAACGTCCAATAGTGTTAGCGAATAATAAAGCTGCCATCGGTCGCCCACCAGAAAACGTGCTTTCAATCTTATAA
- a CDS encoding uracil-xanthine permease family protein, with protein sequence MKNVSLALQGAQMLFVAFGALVLMPLLTGLDTSVALFTAGVGTLIFQLITKRQIPIFLASSFAFIAPIMYGVQTWGIPSTMGGLMAAGCVYLILATLVKVRGDGFIKRLLPPVVVGPVIIVIGLGLAPTAVNMALGKSGDGSIILVEQSTALFISLSALLSTVAVAIFAKGLLKLMPILAGILVGYGLSLGFGIIDFTPVLTASWIAMPKFVAPELNWYAIAFMIPVAIAPAVEHIGDILAISNVTGKDYFKKPGLHRTLAGDGVATIAASAFGGPPNTTYSEVTGAITLTKNFNPVVMTYTAIIAIILAFVGKLGAVMLTIPVPVMGGIMCLLFGSIAAVGLNALIRNQVDLNEPRNLCIVGVTLVFGIGGMAFGIGSFSLTGISLCGIVAIMMNLLLPMPKASKPESQV encoded by the coding sequence ATGAAAAATGTTTCACTTGCACTTCAAGGGGCTCAAATGCTCTTTGTTGCCTTTGGTGCGCTGGTATTAATGCCGCTGTTAACAGGCTTGGATACTAGTGTTGCTCTATTTACAGCCGGTGTTGGTACCTTAATATTTCAACTTATCACCAAACGACAAATCCCCATCTTTCTAGCCTCATCATTCGCTTTTATCGCACCAATTATGTATGGCGTGCAAACATGGGGGATCCCATCCACCATGGGTGGATTAATGGCCGCTGGTTGTGTCTATTTAATTCTTGCAACCTTAGTTAAGGTTAGGGGAGATGGTTTTATTAAACGATTACTTCCTCCTGTAGTGGTTGGTCCTGTGATAATAGTGATCGGTTTAGGACTAGCACCAACTGCCGTTAACATGGCTTTAGGTAAAAGTGGCGATGGTTCAATCATATTGGTTGAACAAAGTACGGCCTTATTTATTTCACTCTCAGCTCTGTTAAGCACTGTAGCTGTCGCTATATTTGCCAAAGGGTTATTGAAACTAATGCCTATCTTAGCCGGTATTCTTGTTGGCTATGGTTTGAGTTTAGGATTTGGCATCATTGACTTTACGCCAGTACTCACCGCGAGTTGGATTGCTATGCCCAAGTTTGTTGCGCCAGAATTAAATTGGTATGCCATTGCCTTTATGATCCCGGTTGCCATAGCCCCCGCAGTCGAACACATTGGCGATATTCTTGCTATCTCCAATGTCACTGGAAAAGACTATTTTAAAAAACCAGGTTTACATCGCACCTTAGCCGGAGACGGCGTTGCCACTATCGCAGCCTCAGCCTTTGGTGGGCCACCAAATACCACTTATTCTGAAGTCACTGGCGCGATAACGTTAACCAAAAACTTCAACCCTGTAGTCATGACATATACTGCAATCATCGCCATTATTCTTGCCTTTGTCGGTAAACTGGGAGCCGTCATGTTGACGATACCAGTCCCGGTGATGGGTGGGATCATGTGTCTATTGTTCGGTTCTATTGCCGCTGTAGGGCTAAATGCTTTAATCAGGAATCAAGTGGATCTTAATGAGCCAAGAAATCTGTGTATCGTGGGTGTGACCTTAGTCTTCGGTATTGGCGGCATGGCTTTTGGCATAGGTTCATTCAGCCTAACTGGGATCAGCTTGTGTGGAATCGTAGCCATCATGATGAACTTATTATTACCAATGCCTAAAGCGTCAAAACCTGAATCTCAAGTATAA
- the sodB gene encoding superoxide dismutase [Fe]: protein MAFELPALPYAKDALEPHISQETIEYHYGKHHNTYVVKLNGLVEGTELAEKSLEEIIKTSSGGIFNNAAQIWNHTFYWNCLSPNGGGVATGAVAKAIDEAFGSFEAFKAKFTDSAVNNFGSAWTWLVKNSDGSVAIVNTSNAATPLTDSSVTPLMTVDVWEHAYYIDYRNVRPDYLAHYWELVNWDFVNQNFA, encoded by the coding sequence ATGGCTTTTGAATTACCAGCACTACCTTACGCTAAAGATGCTCTTGAACCGCATATTTCTCAAGAAACCATCGAATATCATTACGGTAAGCACCACAATACTTATGTTGTAAAGCTTAACGGTCTAGTAGAAGGTACAGAATTAGCTGAAAAGAGCCTAGAAGAGATCATTAAGACCTCTTCTGGTGGTATTTTTAATAATGCAGCCCAAATCTGGAACCATACTTTCTATTGGAACTGCCTATCACCAAATGGCGGCGGCGTTGCAACTGGTGCAGTAGCAAAAGCAATTGATGAAGCTTTTGGCTCGTTTGAAGCATTTAAAGCAAAGTTTACTGATTCAGCTGTAAATAATTTTGGTAGTGCTTGGACTTGGCTTGTGAAGAACTCTGATGGTTCTGTCGCCATCGTGAACACAAGCAATGCAGCTACACCTCTAACGGATAGCAGTGTTACACCTCTGATGACTGTTGATGTTTGGGAGCATGCTTACTACATTGATTATCGCAATGTTAGACCTGATTACCTTGCCCATTATTGGGAACTGGTAAATTGGGATTTTGTTAATCAGAATTTTGCTTAA